A window of the Tessaracoccus sp. MC1865 genome harbors these coding sequences:
- a CDS encoding isoprenyl transferase: MPEPRRRPTPHPSGATPPQLPKQALPRHVAIVMDGNGRWAKQRGLKRTEGHAMGEASLLDVIHGAIEIGIPYLSAYAFSTENWKRSPDEVRYLMGFNRDVIHRRRDELNELGVRIRWAGRRPRLWGSVIKELEVAEEMSRHNTTLTLQFCVNYGGRAEIVDAAREIARLARDGKLDPDRLTEDRFQKFLDEPEIPDVDLFLRSSGEQRISNFLLWQSAYAEFIFLDRLWPDFSRRDLWAAVEQYVSRDRRFGSA, translated from the coding sequence GTGCCCGAGCCCCGCCGTCGCCCCACCCCGCATCCCAGCGGGGCCACCCCACCACAGCTGCCGAAGCAGGCCCTCCCCCGCCACGTCGCGATCGTGATGGACGGCAACGGCCGCTGGGCGAAGCAGCGCGGGCTGAAACGCACCGAGGGCCACGCGATGGGCGAGGCGTCGCTGCTGGACGTGATCCACGGCGCCATCGAGATCGGCATCCCGTACCTGTCGGCCTACGCGTTCTCCACAGAGAACTGGAAGCGCTCCCCCGACGAGGTGCGCTACCTGATGGGGTTCAACCGCGACGTCATCCACCGTCGTCGAGACGAGTTGAACGAGTTGGGGGTGCGCATCCGCTGGGCAGGGCGGCGCCCCCGGCTGTGGGGATCAGTCATCAAGGAACTTGAGGTGGCCGAGGAGATGAGCCGGCACAATACGACGCTGACGCTCCAGTTCTGCGTCAACTACGGTGGCCGGGCCGAGATCGTCGACGCCGCCCGCGAGATTGCGCGGCTGGCCCGTGACGGGAAGCTCGACCCCGACAGGCTCACCGAAGACCGGTTCCAGAAGTTCCTGGACGAGCCGGAGATCCCGGACGTCGACCTGTTCCTGCGCTCCTCCGGAGAGCAGCGGATCTCGAACTTCCTGTTGTGGCAGTCGGCCTACGCCGAGTTCATCTTCCTGGATCGCCTCTGGCCGGATTTCAGCCGCCGCGACCTCTGGGCCGCCGTCGAGCAGTACGTCTCACGCGACCGGCGGTTCGGCAGCGCCTGA
- a CDS encoding metal ABC transporter permease, giving the protein MIDILSLPFMQRALVAAMLSGLIAPAIGTFIVQRKMSLLGDGLGHVAIMGVGLALMTGSAPLPIAVVTCVIGAIVVELLRQHGKASGDLALAILFYGGLASGVLMAGIAGQGAAGLSGFLFGSLTSVSQTEIYVIIALAVLILGITITLAPRLFAVSVDENYAQVLGIRVKWLNLLVVVLAAVTVTVSMRTVGLLLISALMVIPVATAQQSFVGFTASFFGAMGIGALAAVGGTIGSFYLDTATGATIVVTSIALLGVSWLVGGKLKRSNRFIPYVEDHGQHPHERAENHDDRHARQPGVQVIQHGDHLDFVHDGHRHARHGDHYDEH; this is encoded by the coding sequence ATGATCGACATCCTCTCACTGCCATTCATGCAGCGCGCGCTCGTCGCCGCCATGCTGAGCGGACTCATCGCGCCCGCGATCGGCACCTTCATCGTGCAGCGCAAGATGAGCCTGCTGGGCGACGGGCTCGGCCACGTCGCGATCATGGGCGTGGGCCTCGCGCTCATGACCGGGAGCGCTCCCCTGCCCATCGCCGTGGTCACCTGCGTCATCGGTGCGATCGTCGTCGAACTGCTACGCCAGCACGGCAAGGCGTCGGGTGACCTGGCGCTGGCCATCCTGTTCTACGGCGGCCTCGCCTCCGGTGTGCTGATGGCCGGCATCGCCGGTCAGGGCGCCGCCGGCCTCTCGGGGTTCCTCTTCGGCTCGCTCACGTCCGTCAGCCAGACGGAGATCTACGTCATCATCGCGCTCGCGGTGCTGATCCTCGGCATCACCATCACGCTGGCCCCCCGGCTGTTCGCCGTGTCGGTTGACGAGAACTACGCCCAGGTGCTCGGCATCAGGGTGAAGTGGCTCAACCTGCTCGTCGTGGTCCTCGCCGCCGTCACGGTGACGGTGTCGATGCGCACCGTCGGGCTCCTCCTCATCAGCGCCCTGATGGTCATCCCGGTGGCCACGGCCCAGCAGTCGTTCGTGGGATTCACGGCCTCCTTCTTCGGGGCGATGGGCATCGGAGCGCTGGCAGCGGTGGGTGGCACCATCGGTTCGTTCTACCTGGACACCGCCACCGGCGCCACCATCGTCGTGACCTCGATCGCGCTGCTGGGGGTGTCCTGGCTCGTGGGTGGGAAGCTCAAGAGGTCCAACCGCTTCATCCCCTACGTCGAGGACCACGGCCAGCACCCGCACGAGAGGGCCGAGAACCACGACGACCGCCATGCCCGCCAGCCGGGCGTCCAGGTGATCCAGCATGGCGACCACCTTGACTTCGTCCACGACGGCCACCGCCACGCCCGCCACGGAGACCACTATGACGAGCACTGA
- a CDS encoding metal ABC transporter ATP-binding protein, with product MTATDPLDARGLFVSMGGMPILRDVNIHVDSGEAVALLGGNGSGKSTLVKTLLGLVPYQEGSVELFGEHLPGFRDWWRVGYVPQHSAITVANATVREIASSGRLAHRRPFQWLTRKDKVALDEALELVGLQERMHWPFGSLSGGQKQRVLIARALSSHPDLLVMDEPLAGVDLHSQSGMAALLGRLREDGLALLVVLHERGYMEPILSRSVTLCDGRVVDDEHPSAAECAPDLALASVFGVEDPMSGVLA from the coding sequence ATGACTGCAACTGACCCTCTCGACGCACGGGGGCTCTTCGTCTCGATGGGCGGCATGCCCATCCTGAGGGACGTGAACATCCACGTGGACAGCGGCGAGGCTGTCGCGCTCCTCGGCGGCAACGGCTCCGGCAAATCCACCCTGGTCAAGACCCTGCTGGGCCTGGTCCCCTACCAGGAAGGCTCCGTCGAACTCTTCGGCGAGCACCTCCCCGGTTTCCGCGACTGGTGGCGCGTCGGCTACGTGCCGCAGCACTCCGCCATCACAGTGGCCAATGCCACGGTCCGAGAGATCGCGTCCTCCGGCCGCTTGGCGCACCGCAGGCCGTTCCAGTGGTTGACGCGCAAGGACAAGGTGGCGCTCGACGAGGCCCTCGAACTCGTGGGTCTGCAGGAGCGGATGCACTGGCCGTTCGGGTCTCTGTCCGGCGGCCAGAAGCAGCGGGTGCTGATCGCGCGCGCCCTTTCCTCCCACCCCGATCTGCTGGTCATGGACGAACCCCTCGCCGGCGTGGATCTGCACAGCCAGTCCGGCATGGCAGCGCTGCTGGGCCGGCTGCGCGAGGACGGCCTCGCACTCCTGGTGGTCCTGCACGAGCGTGGCTACATGGAGCCCATCCTCAGCCGCTCCGTGACGCTCTGCGACGGCCGCGTCGTGGACGACGAACACCCGTCGGCGGCTGAATGCGCGCCAGACCTGGCGCTTGCCTCCGTGTTCGGCGTCGAGGACCCCATGTCAGGAGTGCTCGCATGA
- a CDS encoding antibiotic biosynthesis monooxygenase family protein, protein MLAISRFSSPGPSFAADAAGAVEWWSQRPGCLSMDLVQNLDEPELWALVSRWESVGAYRRSFNGFDAKMLLTPLLSRALDEPSAYLPPDELGENVPRGL, encoded by the coding sequence ATGCTCGCCATCAGTCGCTTCTCCTCACCCGGCCCGTCCTTTGCCGCGGACGCCGCCGGCGCCGTCGAGTGGTGGTCCCAGCGGCCTGGCTGCCTCAGCATGGACCTGGTGCAGAACCTCGACGAACCTGAGTTGTGGGCACTGGTCTCGCGGTGGGAGTCGGTGGGTGCCTACCGCCGCTCCTTCAACGGTTTCGACGCCAAGATGCTGCTCACGCCGCTGCTGTCGCGGGCGCTGGACGAGCCCAGCGCGTACCTGCCGCCCGATGAACTGGGCGAGAACGTCCCCAGGGGCCTCTGA
- a CDS encoding acyl-CoA thioesterase, with amino-acid sequence MNDQRRGVTLRFLAEPFDANVRGAMDAGKVLEWIDKAGYAAAVGWAGTFAVTGYVGNTHFVKPIRVGDLVVVQARVVYTGTTSMQIVCTVTSGDPRSAERVLNTQCILQFVAMEDDKPVPVPKFFPQDDWELEQHARAVELNAARRAIEADMRAQIYSDETEVCRETLRFLAAPTDVNWGGKVHGGYVMAWIDTAARVVAERWHAGPVASVYAGGVRFYRPMFIGDLVEVDARLIHTGNTSMHVSISVRSGDPRTRELRETTHCTFVYCGVDAEGRKRPVPSWDPKLLGDIALDEHAKKVIELRRQLLRPLPREFPPDFE; translated from the coding sequence ATGAATGACCAACGACGCGGTGTGACGCTGCGCTTCCTGGCGGAGCCGTTCGACGCCAACGTGCGCGGCGCGATGGACGCCGGCAAGGTACTCGAATGGATCGACAAGGCTGGCTATGCCGCGGCCGTCGGGTGGGCGGGCACCTTCGCCGTCACCGGCTACGTCGGCAACACCCACTTCGTGAAGCCCATCCGCGTGGGCGACCTCGTCGTCGTGCAGGCGCGCGTGGTCTACACCGGCACCACGTCGATGCAGATCGTGTGCACCGTCACCAGCGGCGACCCCCGCTCGGCGGAACGGGTGCTCAACACCCAGTGCATCCTGCAGTTCGTGGCCATGGAGGATGACAAGCCGGTGCCCGTGCCGAAGTTCTTCCCGCAGGACGACTGGGAACTCGAGCAGCACGCCCGCGCCGTCGAACTCAATGCGGCACGCCGGGCCATCGAGGCCGACATGCGTGCCCAGATCTACAGCGACGAGACCGAGGTCTGCCGCGAGACGCTGCGCTTCCTGGCCGCACCCACGGACGTGAACTGGGGCGGCAAGGTGCACGGCGGCTACGTGATGGCCTGGATCGACACCGCGGCCCGCGTCGTGGCGGAGCGCTGGCACGCCGGCCCGGTGGCGTCGGTGTACGCCGGCGGCGTCCGGTTCTACCGGCCGATGTTCATCGGCGACCTCGTGGAGGTAGATGCCAGGCTCATCCACACCGGCAACACCAGCATGCACGTGTCGATCTCCGTGCGGTCCGGCGACCCCCGCACCCGCGAGCTGCGCGAGACCACACACTGCACGTTCGTCTACTGCGGCGTCGACGCGGAGGGCCGCAAACGGCCCGTCCCGTCCTGGGATCCGAAGCTGCTCGGCGACATCGCGCTGGACGAGCATGCCAAGAAGGTCATCGAGCTGCGCCGACAGCTGCTCCGCCCGCTCCCGAGAGAGTTCCCCCCGGACTTCGAGTGA
- the dusB gene encoding tRNA dihydrouridine synthase DusB yields MTVNAAPLRLHAPSNPDAVVVELPVVLAPMAGVTNAAYRQLCREQGAGLYVCEMITSRGLVVGDQKTRDMLQFDPGETTRSVQLYGVDADAMAGAARVLIREHSVDHIDLNFGCPVPKVTRKGGGGVLPYKRDRLRAIVRETVRAADEFGVPVTIKTRIGIDQDHETFLDAGRIAQEEGAAAIALHGRTVQQAYSGEADWARIKELVDEVDIPVLGNGDIWEAEDALRMMAETGCDGVVIGRGCLGRPWLFGDLAAAFRGEGRRLRPSLGEVGQMLLRHAELLARVMGPRGIVDLRKHMAWYFKGYPVGELRRRFAMVASMAELEELVGLLDAGAEFPVAELGTPRGRQGSPRGKVVLPHGWYDDTSGCDLDLSEAELDVSGG; encoded by the coding sequence ATGACCGTCAACGCCGCACCCCTCCGCCTGCATGCGCCCAGCAACCCCGACGCCGTCGTCGTCGAGTTGCCGGTGGTGCTGGCGCCGATGGCCGGTGTGACGAACGCGGCCTACCGTCAACTGTGCCGTGAGCAGGGTGCGGGCCTGTACGTCTGCGAGATGATCACCTCCCGCGGCCTGGTCGTCGGCGACCAGAAGACCCGCGACATGCTGCAGTTCGACCCCGGGGAGACCACGCGCTCAGTTCAGCTCTACGGGGTGGACGCCGACGCCATGGCGGGCGCTGCGCGCGTCCTGATCCGCGAGCACAGCGTGGACCACATCGACCTCAACTTCGGTTGCCCCGTGCCCAAGGTGACCCGGAAGGGCGGCGGAGGCGTGCTGCCGTACAAGCGCGACCGCCTCCGCGCCATCGTCCGCGAAACAGTTAGGGCCGCGGACGAATTCGGCGTGCCGGTGACCATCAAGACGCGCATCGGCATCGACCAGGACCACGAGACCTTCCTCGACGCCGGCCGCATCGCGCAGGAAGAGGGCGCGGCCGCCATCGCCCTGCACGGGCGCACGGTGCAGCAGGCGTACTCGGGTGAGGCCGACTGGGCGCGCATCAAGGAACTCGTCGATGAGGTCGACATCCCCGTGCTGGGCAACGGCGACATCTGGGAGGCCGAGGACGCCCTGCGCATGATGGCCGAGACGGGTTGCGACGGCGTGGTCATCGGCCGCGGCTGCCTGGGGCGGCCCTGGCTCTTCGGCGACCTGGCCGCCGCGTTCCGCGGCGAGGGCCGACGCCTGCGTCCCTCGCTGGGCGAGGTGGGCCAGATGCTCCTGCGCCACGCCGAACTGCTCGCGAGGGTGATGGGTCCCCGGGGCATCGTGGACCTGCGCAAGCACATGGCGTGGTACTTCAAGGGCTATCCGGTGGGCGAGCTGCGCCGCCGGTTCGCCATGGTGGCCTCGATGGCCGAACTCGAAGAGCTGGTCGGGTTGCTGGACGCCGGTGCGGAGTTCCCGGTGGCCGAACTGGGCACCCCGCGTGGGCGCCAGGGATCGCCGCGGGGCAAAGTCGTGCTGCCGCACGGATGGTACGACGACACCTCGGGGTGCGACCTGGATCTGTCCGAGGCGGAGCTCGACGTTTCAGGCGGTTAG
- a CDS encoding citrate synthase, with amino-acid sequence MEVPMQEYATITIDGAEHRLPIVTGSEGERAIDIARLRQDTGLITLDPGYANTGSAQSAITFIDGEKGILRYRGVPIEDLAERSSFIETAELLIFGELPDEDERANFRSLLTENSALHRDMRKHFDGFPVNAHPMSILSSMINALQAHDMPEHGFTSGNGFREAAASLLAKTRTIAAASYKSHVGQPIAYPRYDLPYAENFLHMMFSVPYRDYEPTPEVAHALNMFLVLHADHEQNCSTSTVRMVASSGANLYAAVSAGVNALWGPLHGGANMGVIDMLEQINEGSWTAKQYVDRAKDKKSGIKLMGFGHRVYRNFDPRAKILKEAADNLLDAMHIDDPLLDIAREVEQAALADEYFASRRLYPNVDFYSGIILRAIGIPLDMFTVLFAIGRTPGWIAHWKEVTDDAKQRIYRPRQVYVGRQLSQWVPRNER; translated from the coding sequence ATGGAGGTGCCCATGCAGGAATACGCCACCATCACCATCGACGGCGCCGAGCACCGGCTGCCGATCGTCACCGGATCAGAGGGGGAGCGCGCCATCGACATCGCGCGCCTCAGGCAGGACACCGGTCTCATCACCCTGGACCCGGGTTATGCGAACACCGGCTCGGCGCAGTCGGCCATCACCTTCATCGACGGGGAGAAGGGCATCCTGCGCTACCGCGGTGTGCCGATCGAGGACCTGGCCGAACGCTCCAGCTTCATCGAGACCGCCGAACTACTGATCTTCGGCGAGCTCCCCGACGAGGACGAACGGGCCAACTTCCGCTCGCTGCTCACGGAGAATTCCGCGCTGCACCGCGACATGCGCAAGCACTTCGACGGTTTCCCGGTCAACGCGCACCCGATGAGCATCCTGTCCTCGATGATCAACGCCCTGCAGGCCCACGACATGCCGGAGCACGGCTTCACCTCCGGCAACGGATTCCGTGAGGCGGCCGCGAGCCTGCTCGCGAAGACCCGCACGATCGCCGCAGCCTCCTACAAGTCCCACGTCGGGCAGCCCATCGCCTACCCCCGCTACGACCTCCCGTACGCGGAGAACTTCCTCCACATGATGTTCTCCGTGCCGTACCGCGACTATGAGCCCACCCCCGAAGTGGCCCACGCCCTCAACATGTTCCTCGTCCTGCACGCGGACCACGAGCAGAACTGCTCGACCTCGACTGTGCGCATGGTGGCGTCGTCCGGCGCGAACCTGTACGCCGCCGTCTCCGCCGGCGTGAACGCGCTCTGGGGCCCGCTGCACGGCGGCGCCAACATGGGCGTGATCGACATGCTGGAGCAGATCAACGAGGGGTCCTGGACGGCCAAGCAGTACGTCGACCGCGCCAAGGACAAGAAGTCCGGCATCAAGCTCATGGGCTTCGGGCACCGCGTCTACCGGAACTTCGACCCCCGGGCCAAGATCCTCAAGGAGGCCGCGGACAACCTCCTCGACGCCATGCACATCGACGACCCGCTGTTGGACATCGCCCGCGAGGTGGAACAGGCGGCGCTGGCCGACGAGTACTTCGCCTCCCGCAGGCTGTACCCCAACGTCGACTTCTACTCGGGAATCATCCTGCGGGCCATCGGCATCCCCCTGGACATGTTCACCGTGCTGTTCGCGATCGGGCGCACGCCGGGGTGGATCGCCCATTGGAAGGAAGTCACCGACGATGCCAAGCAGCGGATCTACCGCCCTCGGCAGGTCTACGTCGGCCGCCAGTTGTCGCAGTGGGTGCCGCGCAACGAGCGCTGA
- a CDS encoding metal ABC transporter substrate-binding protein → MNVKLRASLAVAAATTLVLTACGSPSSGGTGGEGPTVIAAFYPLQWATEQVLGEAEGTVEVLTKPGGEAHGLELTPRQIASLTESDVVVYLEGFQPEVDTAVAQTGSERALNVADVIELAPIAEAHGHDEAQEEHTDLDPHFWLDPERMGTVVEAIAERLAEASPEQADTYRANATSTVEELNALDEEYTTGLSECVRREFITTHAAFNYLAERYDLEEIGISGINPDGEPSPARIAEVHEEAKRHGVTTIFFETLTSDAMAKSISGDLGLKTAVLDPLEGVTEESPGDDYPSIMRANLEALRSANDCN, encoded by the coding sequence ATGAACGTGAAGCTCCGCGCCTCCCTGGCTGTCGCCGCAGCCACCACCCTCGTCCTCACCGCCTGCGGTTCCCCTTCCTCCGGAGGCACCGGGGGTGAGGGCCCCACGGTGATCGCCGCGTTCTACCCGTTGCAGTGGGCGACGGAGCAGGTGCTGGGCGAGGCCGAAGGCACCGTCGAGGTGCTCACCAAGCCGGGCGGCGAGGCCCACGGCCTCGAACTCACGCCGCGCCAGATCGCCTCCCTGACCGAATCCGACGTCGTGGTGTACCTCGAGGGATTCCAGCCCGAGGTCGACACCGCCGTCGCGCAGACAGGGAGCGAACGGGCCCTCAACGTGGCCGACGTGATCGAACTGGCCCCCATCGCCGAAGCCCATGGCCACGATGAGGCCCAGGAGGAGCACACCGACCTCGACCCCCACTTCTGGCTCGATCCCGAGCGGATGGGCACCGTCGTCGAGGCCATCGCCGAGCGCCTCGCCGAAGCATCCCCCGAACAGGCCGACACCTATCGGGCCAACGCAACGTCCACCGTCGAAGAACTGAACGCCCTCGACGAGGAGTACACGACAGGCCTGAGTGAGTGCGTGCGCCGTGAATTCATCACCACCCACGCGGCGTTCAACTACCTGGCCGAACGCTACGACCTCGAGGAGATCGGCATCTCCGGCATCAACCCCGACGGCGAGCCCTCCCCCGCACGGATCGCGGAGGTCCACGAGGAGGCGAAGCGGCACGGCGTGACCACCATCTTCTTCGAGACCCTCACCTCGGATGCCATGGCGAAGTCGATCTCCGGCGACCTCGGGTTGAAGACCGCCGTGCTGGATCCCCTCGAAGGCGTCACTGAAGAATCACCGGGCGACGACTACCCTTCCATCATGCGCGCCAATCTGGAGGCGCTGAGGAGTGCCAATGACTGCAACTGA
- a CDS encoding HD domain-containing protein translates to MNEILPRTKLWAHTMRGHGDDVITAHRSSSARISPRPARERAQREELERALYVPEATFASGAGHRAREEAPDRMRTCFERDRDRIVHSAAFRRLAGKTQVVVYPTDHQRTRLTHAIEVAQCAIAMARGIGVNVTLTDAIALGHDCGHGPGGHASEDAFDEFIATGYDHGPWGADVVLEPLNLTLETLDGIRNHSWSRPAPSTIEGEIVSWADRIAYCAHDLEDAVYAGIVDLADLPPVIRDVVGTTRREQLATFINAVIDTTGETGTVGMDATTAEALAELRRFNYERIYTRPESVAQSSTVVAALRDLVNFYLENPRALPQEYHGDDLVRGAVAYVGGMTDRFAFEQAQRRLGWDPSRLPRGIGRGA, encoded by the coding sequence ATGAACGAGATCCTGCCCCGTACGAAGCTCTGGGCGCACACGATGCGCGGCCACGGCGATGACGTGATCACCGCGCACCGCTCGTCGTCGGCCCGCATCAGCCCCCGGCCGGCGCGTGAGCGTGCCCAGCGGGAAGAGCTGGAACGCGCGCTGTATGTGCCGGAGGCGACCTTCGCGTCCGGCGCCGGTCACCGCGCCCGCGAGGAGGCGCCGGACCGGATGCGCACCTGTTTCGAGCGCGACCGCGACCGCATCGTGCATTCAGCCGCCTTCCGCAGGCTGGCGGGAAAGACGCAGGTGGTGGTCTACCCGACGGATCACCAGCGCACGCGCCTCACGCACGCCATCGAGGTGGCTCAGTGCGCCATCGCCATGGCCCGCGGGATCGGCGTCAACGTGACGTTGACGGACGCGATCGCGCTCGGCCACGACTGTGGGCACGGGCCGGGGGGACACGCCTCAGAGGACGCCTTCGACGAGTTCATCGCCACCGGCTACGACCACGGGCCCTGGGGCGCCGACGTGGTGCTCGAACCCCTCAACCTGACGTTGGAGACCCTCGACGGCATCCGTAACCATTCCTGGTCCCGCCCTGCGCCCTCCACCATCGAGGGGGAGATCGTCAGTTGGGCCGACCGGATCGCCTACTGCGCCCACGATCTCGAGGACGCCGTATACGCGGGCATCGTCGACCTGGCGGACCTGCCTCCCGTGATCCGTGACGTGGTGGGCACCACCCGCCGCGAGCAACTGGCCACGTTCATCAACGCGGTGATCGACACCACGGGCGAGACCGGCACCGTCGGCATGGATGCGACGACGGCCGAGGCCCTCGCCGAACTGCGGCGGTTCAACTACGAACGGATCTACACGCGCCCCGAATCCGTGGCGCAGTCCAGCACGGTCGTGGCCGCGTTGCGCGACCTCGTGAATTTCTACCTGGAGAACCCGCGGGCGTTGCCTCAGGAGTACCACGGCGACGACCTCGTGCGCGGCGCCGTCGCCTACGTGGGCGGGATGACGGACCGGTTCGCCTTCGAGCAGGCGCAGCGTCGCCTCGGCTGGGACCCGTCCAGGTTGCCCCGGGGCATCGGCCGCGGAGCCTGA
- a CDS encoding Fur family transcriptional regulator, which produces MTSTDTPRAGTRQTWQRAAVRDLMERVEEFRTAQQVHDLLRDDGAKVGLATVYRALQSMADSDEVDVLRTPEGELAYRACSSGHHHHLVCRSCGHSVEIQADEVEEWAALMARKHGFTDAGHELEIFGLCRDCS; this is translated from the coding sequence ATGACGAGCACTGACACCCCCCGCGCCGGCACCCGCCAGACCTGGCAGCGCGCCGCGGTGCGCGACCTCATGGAGCGTGTCGAGGAGTTCCGGACCGCTCAACAGGTGCACGACCTCCTCCGCGACGACGGCGCCAAGGTGGGTCTGGCCACCGTGTACCGGGCGCTGCAGTCGATGGCGGACTCCGACGAGGTGGACGTGCTGCGCACCCCGGAGGGCGAACTGGCCTACCGAGCCTGTTCCTCCGGGCACCACCACCACCTGGTGTGCCGCTCCTGCGGCCACTCGGTGGAGATCCAGGCAGATGAGGTGGAGGAGTGGGCGGCGCTGATGGCGCGCAAGCACGGCTTCACCGACGCCGGGCATGAACTGGAGATCTTCGGCCTCTGCCGAGACTGTTCCTAG
- the recO gene encoding DNA repair protein RecO, with product MPTYRDEAVVLRTHQLGEADRIITFLTRRNGKIRAVAKGIRKTSSRFGGRLEPYCQVDIQFAEGRGSLEVVTQVEAMHVSRLAADYSRFTAAEVLVETADRLVSEEGSPAVQQYRLLAGALRALEDPQRPYPLVVDSYLLRSLAVAGYAVSTVRCAGCDNAEVRWFSPQSGGAVCTACRTSGSAPLEAQAAVHLGALLAGDWATATATDVGTAKSVDGMVVAYATWHLDRALRSLPYFER from the coding sequence GTGCCCACCTACCGTGACGAAGCAGTGGTGCTGCGGACCCACCAGCTTGGTGAGGCCGACCGCATCATCACGTTCCTCACGCGCCGCAACGGCAAGATCCGGGCGGTGGCCAAGGGCATCCGGAAGACGTCGAGCCGATTCGGAGGCCGGTTGGAGCCCTACTGCCAGGTGGACATCCAGTTCGCGGAGGGCCGCGGCTCGCTGGAGGTGGTGACCCAGGTCGAGGCGATGCACGTCAGCAGGCTCGCCGCTGACTACTCGCGCTTCACGGCGGCCGAGGTCCTTGTCGAGACCGCTGACCGGCTCGTGTCCGAAGAGGGTAGCCCAGCCGTCCAGCAGTACCGGCTGCTGGCCGGTGCCCTGAGGGCGCTGGAGGACCCCCAGCGGCCGTATCCCCTGGTGGTGGACTCCTATCTGCTCCGGTCCCTCGCGGTGGCCGGTTACGCCGTCTCGACGGTGCGGTGCGCCGGCTGCGACAACGCCGAGGTGCGCTGGTTCTCGCCCCAGAGCGGCGGGGCCGTGTGCACCGCGTGCCGGACATCCGGCTCAGCCCCCTTGGAGGCGCAGGCGGCCGTCCACCTGGGTGCGCTGCTCGCGGGCGACTGGGCCACGGCCACCGCCACGGACGTGGGCACCGCCAAGAGTGTGGACGGCATGGTGGTCGCGTACGCCACGTGGCACCTCGACCGGGCGCTCAGATCGTTGCCGTATTTCGAACGGTAG
- a CDS encoding Cof-type HAD-IIB family hydrolase, with protein MARLLATDVDGTLITTAHQISERTRDAFRAAKDAGIEVIAISGRQPYSIAAIVHGTALDGDAIGSNGAVAMNLNSREVHFAQTMELTAQREIADRLLELFPGIKLVSVRSAGDSYMAEDGYTGLQDHGAWETRWPVRHWYGPREEVLAEASLKLVVRDDAIMPDDLLAAARALGVPGCHPTTSGAPFLEVGPAGVTKASALERYCAARGIDRSDVVVFGDNINDLEMLRWAGLGVAMANGEPEARAAADHVTLSNDDDGVAVVIEEILASAGG; from the coding sequence ATGGCACGACTCTTGGCGACAGACGTCGACGGCACGCTGATCACGACGGCGCACCAGATCTCCGAGCGGACCCGCGACGCTTTCCGCGCGGCCAAGGACGCCGGCATCGAGGTGATCGCGATCTCGGGACGACAGCCCTACTCCATCGCTGCCATCGTCCACGGCACCGCTCTCGACGGTGACGCAATCGGCTCCAACGGCGCGGTGGCGATGAACCTCAACTCACGCGAGGTGCACTTCGCGCAGACGATGGAGCTCACGGCCCAGCGGGAGATCGCCGACCGGCTGCTGGAGCTGTTCCCCGGCATCAAGCTGGTATCAGTCCGTTCGGCCGGTGACTCGTACATGGCCGAAGATGGCTACACGGGGCTTCAGGATCACGGCGCCTGGGAGACGCGGTGGCCGGTTCGCCACTGGTACGGCCCGCGCGAGGAGGTGCTCGCCGAGGCTTCACTCAAGCTGGTGGTGCGCGACGACGCGATCATGCCCGACGACCTGCTCGCGGCCGCGCGTGCCCTCGGGGTCCCCGGCTGCCACCCGACCACCTCCGGCGCGCCCTTCCTGGAGGTGGGACCAGCCGGCGTGACGAAGGCCAGCGCGCTGGAACGCTACTGCGCGGCGCGCGGGATCGACCGCAGCGACGTCGTCGTCTTCGGCGACAACATCAACGACCTGGAAATGTTGCGCTGGGCCGGGTTGGGGGTGGCCATGGCCAACGGCGAGCCCGAGGCCCGCGCCGCGGCAGACCACGTGACACTGAGCAACGACGACGACGGGGTCGCCGTCGTGATCGAGGAGATCCTCGCCTCCGCCGGGGGCTAG